The Bombus fervidus isolate BK054 chromosome 6, iyBomFerv1, whole genome shotgun sequence genome contains a region encoding:
- the Lrch gene encoding leucine-rich-repeats and calponin homology domain protein isoform X2 — MAMVASNMSGHIQKQLTRSLERILEEAHLSGELKLSGRKLKDFPKVGKTGSSKYNLQDTVIADLSKNRFAELPEEVTEFLFLEKLHLYHNAIRIIPETVVMLQSLNYLDLSRNQLTSLPREICRLPLQTLLVAHNRLASLPDELGRMSALAELDAGCNEITNLPPRMGDLARLRSLDLRSNMIVHLPIELTYLRLVKLDISGNRISVLPNEMRKMKSLVDFRLSDNPLTSPPASLCIRGRTHIFKYLERQAAKHERARGGRARRTPLDVRGHATLDTRAHRRHNVDSGYSTSDGVDKRWSQEIHSAVHDGEIRGLWRQECSPLSITLPHETGVNGSCSGTSTPSTISPGEHTSLEDELGKAMILHDQLEKRKLERSTSENGADVRRPMTSGLYHASITPPGPLESAHLNQAVPVSTNTQSVQPLQTSISNATTSLMNGDEKRPLNHIQTYREYKEALRQQRANEGPSVYRPREQVTPPDNESQSNETDLASNKDALGMVGKQIFNEENATKRPVQKVTPSRINYQNTPIINGSNNEYNNKNGKYLEQPYKKPNSPIKTSSSILSSNTSPGHTPRLVKTAVGYVEGNKSPSRNGGSPKSPRSVTWNSNVPEKYSFTMRREFERAKEEADLIEQLRNHIETRLKMALPEDLAPALTDGVVLCHLANHVRPRSVASIHVPSPAVPKLTMARCRRNVDNFLEACRKIGVDENLVCCASDVLEGGRGVVRVAVTVSELLRFHQSRSPLQTTSSSNVPNHVSA; from the exons atggCGATGGTCGCGTCGAACATGAGCGGCCACATACAAAAGCAGCTCACCAGAAGTCTCGAGCGAATCCTGGAGGAAGCACACTTGAGCGGTGAACTCAAGCTTAGCGGGCGAAAACTTAAGGACTTTCCAAAAGTTGGGAAAACGGGTTCTAGCAAGTATAATCTTCAGGATACGGTTATTGCCG ATCTCTCGAAGAACCGCTTCGCCGAATTGCCGGAAGAAGTGACGGAATTTCTGTTCCTCGAAAAGCTGCATCTCTACCACAATGCGATAAGAATAATACCGGAGACCGTGGTGATGCTACAGTCCCTCAACTACCTCGATCTTAG TCGCAATCAATTGACGTCTCTACCTCGGGAGATATGCAGGCTACCGCTGCAAACGTTATTGGTCGCTCACAACAGACTGGCGTCTCTGCCGGACGAATTGGGCAGAATGTCGGCGTTGGCGGAACTCGACGCCGGCTGCAACGAAATCACGAACCTGCCCCCTCGGATGGGTGATCTTGCGCGACTTAGGTCCTTAGATCTGAGGAGCAACATGATCGTGCACCTGCCTATAG AACTGACGTACCTGAGACTCGTAAAGCTGGATATCAGTGGCAATCGAATATCCGTGCTTCCAAACGAGATGAGAAAAATGAAGAGCCTGGTCGACTTCCGGCTGTCCGATAATCCTTTGACCTCGCCACCTGCCTCG CTATGCATTCGCGGGCGAACGCACATCTTCAAATATTTGGAGAGACAGGCGGCGAAACACGAGAGAGCCAGAGGCGGCCGCGCGAGAAGGACACCATTGGATGTTAGAGGTCACGCGACTCTAGACACGAGAGCTCACAGGCGGCACAACGTCGACAGTGGCTATAGCACCAGCGACGGCGTCGACAAACGCTGGTCTCAAGAAATTCACAGCGCG GTGCATGATGGCGAGATTCGAGGGCTGTGGCGTCAAGAATGCTCGCCCCTTTCGATCACGTTGCCGCACGAGACGGGTGTGAATGGATCCTGCAGCGGAACCTCGACTCCTAGTACCATCTCGCCTGGTGAGCACACGTCTCTCGAGGATGAGCTCGGCAAG GCTATGATACTGCACGATCAGttggaaaagagaaaactGGAGAGGAGCACCTCGGAGAATGGAGCCGATGTCAGAAGACCGATGACCTCTGGCCTCTACCACGCGTCGATTACGCCACCCGG TCCCCTCGAATCCGCTCATCTGAATCAAGCGGTGCCGGTCTCAACGAACACGCAATCCGTGCAACCGCTGCAAACGTCGATCTCGAACGCTACTACCTCTTTAATGAACGGAGATGAGAAGAGGCCGCTGAATCACATTCAAACTTACAG AGAGTATAAAGAGGCGTTAAGACAACAAAGGGCAAACGAGGGACCTAGCGTGTACAGGCCACGGGAACAAGTCACTCCGCCGGACAACGAATCGCAGAGCAACGAGACAGACTTGGCTAGCAATAAAGACGCACTTGGTATGGTCGGTAAACAGATCTTCAACGAGGAAAACGCGACCAAGAGACCAGTACAGAAGGTAACTCCGTCACGCATCAACTATCAGAACACGCCAATTATCAATGGTAGCAATAACGAATACAACAATAAGAACGGAAAGTACCTCGAGCAGCCGTATAAGAAGCCTAATTCGCCAATTAAAACATCTTCGAGCATTTTATCTTCCAACACCAGTCCGGGACATACTCCTAGGCTAGTCAAAACAGCTGTTGGTTACGTAGAAG GTAACAAAAGTCCCAGCAGAAACGGTGGAAGTCCGAAGTCTCCCCGATCGGTTACGTGGAACAGCAACGTGCCGGAGAAGTATTCGTTCACCATGAGAAGGGAGTTTGAACGTGCCAAGGAAGAAGCTGACTTGATCGAGCAGCTCCGAAAC CATATTGAAACGCGGTTGAAGATGGCACTACCGGAAGACCTTGCTCCGGCGTTAACAGACGGAGTTGTACTCTGTCACTTGGCAAATCACGTAAGACCTCGGTCGGTTGCCAGTATCCACGTTCCTTCGCCAGCTGTG CCCAAGTTGACAATGGCAAGATGCAGGCGTAACGTCGACAATTTTCTCGAGGCGTGTCGAAAGATAGGCGTCGATGAG
- the Mefg1 gene encoding mitochondrial translation elongation factor G 1: protein MSIITVLRYDMNLISLRSRSHILKNSLQCLSSFAKYAEHKPLEKIRNIGISAHIDSGKTTLTERILFYTGRIAKMHEVRGRDNVGATMDSMELERQRGITIQSAATYTLWKDHNINIIDTPGHVDFTVEVERALRVLDGAVLVLCAVGGVQSQTITVDRQMRRYNVPRLAFINKLDRLGANHKRTLEQLRGKLNLNAAFLQLPIGLESKNTGVVDLIHQKALYFEGDFGEVIREDEIPLDMRTEVQDKRQELIEHLSNVDEKLGEMYLNEMQILEKDITDAIRRSCIQRTFVPVLVGTALKNRGVQPLLDAVVDYLPNPGEVENYAFKHEKESSQILLNSERSDEHPFIGLAFKLEAGKFGQLTYFRCYQGMVNKGDTLYNTRTQKKVRIQRLVRLHANQMEDVSRVYAGDIFALFGVDCASGDTFVNNSNLQLSMESIYVPEPVVSMSIQVKNSKDRENFAKGIARFTKEDPTLRYHYDPDNKESLVSGMGELHLEIYSQRLEREFNCPVILGKPKVSFRETLRAPIEFDYLHKKQSGGAGQYARVIGVLEPLPPEQNTELLFRDETIGTNVPKQFVPGVERGFRTMCEKGFLTGHKVAGVKFRLIDGMHHCVDSSELAFFLAAQGAMKDLYLNGSWQVLEPVMSVEIAVPTEYQGTVMAQIIKRHGILINTDNNEGWSILKAEVPLNDMFGYIGELRSNTQGKGEFTMEYARYTPCLPEVEEQLIKEYQIASDLLQETQRKQN, encoded by the exons ATGTCTATTATAACAGTTCTACGGTACGACATGAATTTAATATCATTACGTTCTCGTTCTCATATTTTAAAG AATAGTTTGCAGTGTTTGTCCTCGTTTGCAAAATATGCAGAACATAAACCCttggaaaaaattcgaaatattggTATCTCAGCACACATTGATTCTGGAAAAACCACCTTAACTGAACGTATACTATTTTATACTGGAAGAATAGCTAAAATGCATGAG gtGAGAGGTAGAGACAATGTTGGAGCAACAATGGACAGTATGGAATTAGAGAGACAGAGGGGAATTACAATTCAATCTGCTGCAACTTATACTTTATGGAAAgatcataatattaatattatcgataCCCCTGGTCATGTGGATTTTACAGTGGAAGTAGAACGAGCTTTACGTGTTCTAGATGGAGCTGTATTAGTATTATGTGCTGTAGGTGGTGTTCAATCACAAACTATAACTGTAGATCGTCAAATGAGAAGGTATAATGTACCTCGTCTagcatttattaataaattggaCAGATTAGGTGCTAATCATAAAAGAACATTGGAACAATTAAGAGGAAAATTAAATCTCAACGCTGCATTTCTGCAATTACCTATTGGTTTAGAAAGCAAAAATACAGGAGTAGTAGATTTAATTCATCAAAAAGCTTTATACTTTGAAGGAGACTTTGGTGAAGTTATAAGAGAAGATGAAATTCCATTAGACATGAGAAcag AGGTACAAGATAAAAGACAAGAGTTAATTGAACACTTGAGCAATGTTGATGAAAAACTTGgagaaatgtatttaaatgaaatgcaAATACTTGAAAAAGACATAACAGATGCTATCAGAAGAAGTTGTATACAAAGAACTTTTGTGCCAGTACTGGTTGGGACTGCTTTAAAAAATAGAGGTGTTCAACCATTACTAGATGCAGTCGTAGACTACTTACCGAATCCTGGAGAAGTGGAAAACTATGCATTTAAGCATGA AAAAGAAAGTAGTCAAATTCTATTGAATTCAGAAAGGAGTGATGAGCATCCTTTTATTGGATTAGCATTTAAATTGGAAGCTGGTAAATTTGGTCAATTAACTTATTTTCGCTGTTACCAAGGAATGGTAAACAAAGGAGatactttatataatacaagAACACAAAAAAAG GTTCGAATTCAAAGGTTAGTAAGACTTCACGCAAATCAGATGGAAGATGTGAGCAGAGTTTATGCAGGTGACATATTTGCTTTATTTGGAGTAGATTGTGCATCAGGTGATACATTTGTTAATAATTCTAATCTGCAATTGTCAATGGAATCTATTTATGTACCTGAGCCTGTGGTATCTATGTCTATTcaagtaaaaaattcaaaagataGAGAGAATTTTGCAAAAGGCATTGCACGCTTCACAAAAGAAGATCCTACTTTAAGATATCACTATGATCCAGACAACaag GAATCTTTGGTTTCTGGAATGGGCGAGTTACATCTAGAAATCTATTCTCAAAGACTTGAACGTGAATTTAACTGTCCTGTTATACTTGGAAAACCAAAAGTTTCGTTTCGTGAAACATTACGTGCTCCCATCGAATTCGATTATCTTCATAAAAAGCAATCAGGAGGAGCTGGTCAATACGCTCGAGTAATTGGTGTATTAGag CCACTACCGCCAGAACAGAATACCGAACTTTTATTTCGTGATGAAACGATTGGGACAAATGTTCCAAAACAATTTGTTCCGGGTGTAGAAAGAGGATTTAGAACTATGTGTGAAAAGGGATTTCTCACAGGTCATAAAGTAGCGGGTGTTAAGTTTCGGCTAATAGATGGTATGCATCATTGCGTGGATTCTTCCGAACTTGCATTTTTCCTTGCTGCACAAGGTGCAAtgaaagatttatatttaaacggATCATGGCAAGTTTTAGAACCAGTTATGTCGGTGGAAATAGCCGTTCCTACAGAATATCAG GGAACGGTTATGGCACAAATAATTAAACGGCATGGTATCCTGATTAATACGGACAACAATGAGGGATGGTCTATATTAAAAGCAGAAGTTCCATTAAATGATATGTTTGGATATATTGGGGAATTACGATCTAATACTCAAGGAAAAGGAGAGTTTACCATGGAATATGCAAGATACACACCTTGTCTACCAGAGGTGGAAgaacaattaataaaagaatatcaaATAGCAAGTGATTTACTTCAGGAGACACAACGAAAACAAAATTAG
- the Lrch gene encoding leucine-rich-repeats and calponin homology domain protein isoform X1 — MAMVASNMSGHIQKQLTRSLERILEEAHLSGELKLSGRKLKDFPKVGKTGSSKYNLQDTVIADLSKNRFAELPEEVTEFLFLEKLHLYHNAIRIIPETVVMLQSLNYLDLSRNQLTSLPREICRLPLQTLLVAHNRLASLPDELGRMSALAELDAGCNEITNLPPRMGDLARLRSLDLRSNMIVHLPIELTYLRLVKLDISGNRISVLPNEMRKMKSLVDFRLSDNPLTSPPASLCIRGRTHIFKYLERQAAKHERARGGRARRTPLDVRGHATLDTRAHRRHNVDSGYSTSDGVDKRWSQEIHSAVHDGEIRGLWRQECSPLSITLPHETGVNGSCSGTSTPSTISPGEHTSLEDELGKAMILHDQLEKRKLERSTSENGADVRRPMTSGLYHASITPPGPLESAHLNQAVPVSTNTQSVQPLQTSISNATTSLMNGDEKRPLNHIQTYREYKEALRQQRANEGPSVYRPREQVTPPDNESQSNETDLASNKDALGMVGKQIFNEENATKRPVQKVTPSRINYQNTPIINGSNNEYNNKNGKYLEQPYKKPNSPIKTSSSILSSNTSPGHTPRLVKTAVGYVEGNKSPSRNGGSPKSPRSVTWNSNVPEKYSFTMRREFERAKEEADLIEQLRNHIETRLKMALPEDLAPALTDGVVLCHLANHVRPRSVASIHVPSPAVPKLTMARCRRNVDNFLEACRKIGVDEEVLMDADAIMDVGYMDAYGLEALARLVSALLLFRDEGEKDTEESAAGSSHTIQDRVLSAMLFATFLSTFVLLYLFPIPD, encoded by the exons atggCGATGGTCGCGTCGAACATGAGCGGCCACATACAAAAGCAGCTCACCAGAAGTCTCGAGCGAATCCTGGAGGAAGCACACTTGAGCGGTGAACTCAAGCTTAGCGGGCGAAAACTTAAGGACTTTCCAAAAGTTGGGAAAACGGGTTCTAGCAAGTATAATCTTCAGGATACGGTTATTGCCG ATCTCTCGAAGAACCGCTTCGCCGAATTGCCGGAAGAAGTGACGGAATTTCTGTTCCTCGAAAAGCTGCATCTCTACCACAATGCGATAAGAATAATACCGGAGACCGTGGTGATGCTACAGTCCCTCAACTACCTCGATCTTAG TCGCAATCAATTGACGTCTCTACCTCGGGAGATATGCAGGCTACCGCTGCAAACGTTATTGGTCGCTCACAACAGACTGGCGTCTCTGCCGGACGAATTGGGCAGAATGTCGGCGTTGGCGGAACTCGACGCCGGCTGCAACGAAATCACGAACCTGCCCCCTCGGATGGGTGATCTTGCGCGACTTAGGTCCTTAGATCTGAGGAGCAACATGATCGTGCACCTGCCTATAG AACTGACGTACCTGAGACTCGTAAAGCTGGATATCAGTGGCAATCGAATATCCGTGCTTCCAAACGAGATGAGAAAAATGAAGAGCCTGGTCGACTTCCGGCTGTCCGATAATCCTTTGACCTCGCCACCTGCCTCG CTATGCATTCGCGGGCGAACGCACATCTTCAAATATTTGGAGAGACAGGCGGCGAAACACGAGAGAGCCAGAGGCGGCCGCGCGAGAAGGACACCATTGGATGTTAGAGGTCACGCGACTCTAGACACGAGAGCTCACAGGCGGCACAACGTCGACAGTGGCTATAGCACCAGCGACGGCGTCGACAAACGCTGGTCTCAAGAAATTCACAGCGCG GTGCATGATGGCGAGATTCGAGGGCTGTGGCGTCAAGAATGCTCGCCCCTTTCGATCACGTTGCCGCACGAGACGGGTGTGAATGGATCCTGCAGCGGAACCTCGACTCCTAGTACCATCTCGCCTGGTGAGCACACGTCTCTCGAGGATGAGCTCGGCAAG GCTATGATACTGCACGATCAGttggaaaagagaaaactGGAGAGGAGCACCTCGGAGAATGGAGCCGATGTCAGAAGACCGATGACCTCTGGCCTCTACCACGCGTCGATTACGCCACCCGG TCCCCTCGAATCCGCTCATCTGAATCAAGCGGTGCCGGTCTCAACGAACACGCAATCCGTGCAACCGCTGCAAACGTCGATCTCGAACGCTACTACCTCTTTAATGAACGGAGATGAGAAGAGGCCGCTGAATCACATTCAAACTTACAG AGAGTATAAAGAGGCGTTAAGACAACAAAGGGCAAACGAGGGACCTAGCGTGTACAGGCCACGGGAACAAGTCACTCCGCCGGACAACGAATCGCAGAGCAACGAGACAGACTTGGCTAGCAATAAAGACGCACTTGGTATGGTCGGTAAACAGATCTTCAACGAGGAAAACGCGACCAAGAGACCAGTACAGAAGGTAACTCCGTCACGCATCAACTATCAGAACACGCCAATTATCAATGGTAGCAATAACGAATACAACAATAAGAACGGAAAGTACCTCGAGCAGCCGTATAAGAAGCCTAATTCGCCAATTAAAACATCTTCGAGCATTTTATCTTCCAACACCAGTCCGGGACATACTCCTAGGCTAGTCAAAACAGCTGTTGGTTACGTAGAAG GTAACAAAAGTCCCAGCAGAAACGGTGGAAGTCCGAAGTCTCCCCGATCGGTTACGTGGAACAGCAACGTGCCGGAGAAGTATTCGTTCACCATGAGAAGGGAGTTTGAACGTGCCAAGGAAGAAGCTGACTTGATCGAGCAGCTCCGAAAC CATATTGAAACGCGGTTGAAGATGGCACTACCGGAAGACCTTGCTCCGGCGTTAACAGACGGAGTTGTACTCTGTCACTTGGCAAATCACGTAAGACCTCGGTCGGTTGCCAGTATCCACGTTCCTTCGCCAGCTGTG CCCAAGTTGACAATGGCAAGATGCAGGCGTAACGTCGACAATTTTCTCGAGGCGTGTCGAAAGATAGGCGTCGATGAG GAGGTGTTAATGGACGCGGACGCAATCATGGACGTGGGTTACATGGACGCGTACGGGCTGGAGGCTCTGGCGCGTCTCGTCTCCGCTCTTCTCCTTTTCCGTGACGAAGGAGAGAAAGATACCGAAGAATCGGCCGCAGGTTCATCCCATACGATTCAGGATCGCGTTCTATCCGCGATGCTTTTTGCCACATTCCTATCCACCTTCGTTCTGCTCTATCTCTTTCCCATTCCTGATTAA